The following coding sequences lie in one Mercenaria mercenaria strain notata chromosome 5, MADL_Memer_1, whole genome shotgun sequence genomic window:
- the LOC123557223 gene encoding uncharacterized protein LOC123557223, with product MTTTTDPTVEIVKPIEFGAINYVLTFISAILGVAFLIGVIVLIYKERLRSVEARIVDFKQKLNIRRKGISGKSMQRGTSSESITTSEATSYIQLTETPTSLRCSSAWTPSPVTRNSIISDTPNSADFNF from the exons ATGACAACTACTACTGATCCAA ctGTTGAGATCGTAAAGCCGATCGAGTTTGGGGCAATAAACTATGTACTTACGTTCATCAGTGCTATTTTGGGTGTGGCTTTTCTCATTGGAGTTATTGTGCTCATATACAAGGAACGTCTACGATCAGTAGAGGCCAGAATAGTTGACTTTAAGCAAAAACTGAATATACGACGAAAAGGAATAAGTGGCAAATCTATGCAACGCGGAACTTCTAGCGAAAGTATAACTACGTCAGAAGCAACGTCATATATACAGTTGACAGAGACGCCGACGTCATTACGATGTAGTTCTGCATGGACACCGAGTCCAGTAACTAGAAACAGTATAATTAGTGATACACCTAACTCTGCAGACTTCAACTTTTAG
- the LOC123559026 gene encoding ELKS/Rab6-interacting/CAST family member 1-like, producing the protein MGKKKLIDVVTIAVEDKLDSNGALRNVAVKDAWQRLRQNIDVREWKDAESVLKELSDNLQKINMLKSMTSTFGKLKSAFQNPDQMVEENDYLSAKDTPRDDKRQTLQMANDLKKAREDVDEFCACLQRVKETLDKNNDVPGRIDVPGGASAEIQSCYKSLLFICEKCKKSLRENEHLKKRIENTETRSKDMEKQINEKEDQVNKLTQTVDLLEKKHSSMKEEKMDNMKEQLKVKSLERQVEMKDAEMDKLKQDNENLKKRINEIMDEKGSELADLYNPFPPEKLSEQFKDLFNTLWKESFEFYKSKLKKTERESAGRLLQILCDACLFCTESSANQMQKLLSEFIYPGDTPEAMHDLSKVEESDVKQLQNLRKQTCRLSCEFVKNSFVTKLESANGETYTFDELTVCMPYIERCIEICWFLNLQTPPMHIGFEDNALQDIAVDKAKYEITSGKGAKVDIVMWPPLYRAKEGLLMSKGCIKTK; encoded by the exons ATGGGAAAGAAAAAACTCATAGACGTGGTAACAATTGCTGTTGAAGACAAACTAGATTCTAATGGAGCGCTGCGTAACGTTGCGGTAAAAGATGCATGGCAAAGACTCAGGCAAAATATTGATGTG agAGAATGGAAAGATGCAGAGAGCGTTCTGAAAGAATTATCTGATAATCTACAaaagataaatatgttaaaatctaTGACGAGTACATTCGGTAAACTTAAATCAGCC TTTCAGAATCCAGACCAAATGGTAGAAGAGAATGACTATCTCAGTGCTAAAGATACTCCTCGTGACGACAAACGCCAGACCTTGCAAATGGCAAA TGACCTAAAGAAGGCACGAGAAGACGTCGATGAGTTTTGTGCGTGCTTACAGAGGGTCAAGGAAACTCTAGACAAAAACAACGATGTTCCTGGAAGAATTGACGTTCCAGGTGGCGCGTCTGCAGAAATACAATCCTGCTATAAATCGTTGTTATTTATTTGCGAGAAATGTAAAAAGAGTCTAAG AGAAAATGAGCATCTGAAGAAACGTATTGAAAATACAGAAACACGCAGTAAAGACATGGAAaagcaaataaatgaaaaagaagaTCAAGTAAACAA GCTGACTCAAACGGTCGATCTTTTGGAAAAGAAGCACAGCAGCATGAAAGAAGAGAAAATGGACAATATGAAGGAACAACTGAAAGTTAAAAGTCTAGAAAGACAGGTGGAAATGAAAGATGCGGAAATGGATAAGCTGAAGCAAGATAACGAAAACCTGAAGAAACG AATAAACGAAATAATGGATGAGAAGGGATCGGAACTAGCGGACTTATATAATCCATTTCCTCCTGAAAAATTATCAGAACAGTTTAAAGACTTGTTTAACACTCTCTGGAAAGAATCCTTTGAATTCTATAAATCCAAACTGAAGAAGACAGAAAGAGAGTCAGCGGGAAGACTTCTACAAATACTCTGT gaTGCTTGTTTATTTTGCACGGAATCTAGTGCAAATCAAATGCAGAAGCTTCTGAGTGAATTCATTTATCCAGGCGATACCCCGGAGGCAATGCAT GATCTTTCAAAAGTGGAGGAATCTGATGTTAAACAATTGCAGAATCTACGGAAGCAGACATGTCGATTGTCTTGTGAGTTTGTGAAAAAT TCATTTGTGACGAAACTTGAATCTGCAAACGGAGAGACTTACACATTTGATGAACTTACCGTCTGTATGCCATACATAGAACGGTGTATCGAAATATGCTGGTTCCTTAATTTACAAACACCTCCAATGCACATTGGGTTCGAGGACAACGCCTTGCAAGACATTGCTGTGGATAAAGCTAAATATGAAATCACATCCGGAAAAGGAGCTAAAGTTGACATCGTGATGTGGCCACCGTTATACAGAGCTAAAGAAGGACTGTTGATGTCCAAAGGTTGCATCAAGACTAAATAA